Proteins encoded together in one uncultured Sphaerochaeta sp. window:
- a CDS encoding sugar ABC transporter permease: protein MYYPVASNVFYSFLKWDLFKGTRSFIGFHNYKNLFSDELFWISLLNNIRYIVISLVFQVGLALLFAAQIEQYHKKGIATLFRTVLFIPSLISLTVIGLLFSFVFKTDGILNSFLSMLGNNTITKGWLGDPKTAIYSIIAVSQWKSVGYTMMLFCVAIQRIPMELYEASIIDGASRINMFRNVTVPLITDMIKISLVINISGGLLVFNEVFVMTNGGPHGSSEVLSTIMYKNAFTHGKVGYASAISMVILVMSILFYALQLLASRKKED, encoded by the coding sequence ATGTATTACCCTGTTGCGAGCAATGTATTCTATAGCTTCTTGAAGTGGGACCTATTCAAGGGAACCAGATCTTTCATTGGATTTCACAACTATAAGAATCTATTCTCTGATGAACTCTTCTGGATTTCTTTACTGAATAATATCAGGTACATAGTAATTTCACTTGTCTTTCAAGTTGGACTAGCGCTTCTCTTTGCTGCTCAGATTGAACAATACCACAAAAAAGGTATTGCAACACTTTTCAGAACAGTTTTATTTATCCCCTCACTAATATCTTTGACCGTTATTGGCTTGTTATTCTCGTTTGTCTTCAAAACCGATGGAATTCTCAACAGTTTCCTGAGTATGCTTGGAAACAATACAATTACAAAAGGTTGGTTGGGTGACCCCAAGACTGCCATATACTCCATCATAGCCGTCTCGCAGTGGAAAAGTGTTGGCTATACAATGATGCTGTTCTGTGTGGCAATCCAGCGCATTCCGATGGAATTGTATGAAGCCTCCATCATTGACGGAGCTTCAAGAATTAATATGTTCAGGAATGTTACAGTTCCTCTCATTACTGACATGATCAAGATATCCTTGGTAATTAATATCAGCGGAGGCCTCCTTGTCTTCAATGAGGTGTTTGTCATGACCAATGGGGGGCCTCACGGTTCCAGTGAGGTGCTCAGCACAATCATGTATAAGAATGCCTTTACCCATGGGAAAGTTGGATATGCATCTGCAATCTCGATGGTCATCCTAGTAATGTCCATCCTTTTCTACGCACTTCAGCTGCTGGCTTCCAGAAAGAAGGAAGACTGA
- a CDS encoding carbohydrate ABC transporter permease, which yields MKLRKKLNHLATFPTDHLFTFIITFFLVLFLAVILVPMIWMGISSLKVTNEIFSNIWSLPSSWQWNNYAVAWDTGISRYFINSAVVTLGTVLLNLVACSLMAYTLTINDIKGKNFFTALAIMGILFSPIVSIFPLYREIQLLQLYNKRLALVLIYTAYQIPMSFMLIFAFFKNIDKAYLDAARIDGATDLQILYKVFIPLSASIFMVSVVLTSFYAWNEFTFALVFVKNDLLKTIPIGLLAFQGEMYSEWGVLLAGLVISAIPIIALYIFAQKYFIAGLTMGGVKG from the coding sequence ATGAAACTGAGAAAAAAACTGAACCATTTGGCCACATTTCCTACTGACCACCTCTTTACCTTCATAATAACCTTCTTTCTCGTGCTGTTCTTAGCGGTTATTTTAGTACCGATGATCTGGATGGGTATCAGCTCATTGAAGGTAACCAATGAAATCTTCAGCAATATTTGGAGCCTTCCTTCGAGTTGGCAATGGAATAATTATGCCGTTGCATGGGACACTGGTATTTCACGCTACTTCATCAACAGTGCTGTGGTCACCTTGGGAACAGTGCTTTTGAATTTGGTTGCCTGTTCATTAATGGCCTATACCTTGACTATAAATGACATAAAGGGAAAAAACTTCTTCACGGCTCTCGCAATCATGGGAATACTATTCTCTCCCATCGTGAGTATCTTCCCGTTGTATCGGGAGATTCAGCTGTTGCAACTCTATAATAAAAGGCTTGCCTTAGTGTTGATCTACACAGCATACCAGATTCCCATGTCCTTCATGTTGATCTTCGCCTTCTTCAAGAACATCGATAAGGCGTATCTCGATGCTGCCCGTATTGATGGGGCAACCGACTTGCAAATCCTCTACAAGGTTTTCATTCCCCTCAGTGCCTCTATCTTTATGGTCTCCGTAGTCCTGACAAGCTTCTACGCTTGGAATGAATTTACCTTTGCCCTGGTATTCGTCAAGAACGATCTGCTCAAGACGATTCCGATCGGTTTGTTGGCCTTCCAAGGGGAGATGTACTCCGAGTGGGGGGTACTTCTTGCAGGATTAGTTATTTCTGCAATTCCTATAATTGCTTTATACATTTTTGCCCAGAAATATTTTATCGCTGGTCTCACTATGGGTGGGGTCAAGGGATAA
- a CDS encoding D-2-hydroxyacid dehydrogenase: protein MMVSTLGLNENEKTYMDSLVPNAVVHTKLDCIPDSELALIEVVISYGYDLSQDRIERMTNLKWIHIGQSGMEYLSSSLLQERNIQLTNSRGINASNIAEHVICAMLNHVRKTFVYRTKQLEGTWDTETRMGELRDTKLGVLGLGMAGREVVKRALAFNMHVLGMDIAPVEIEGVQHFFQPHQVKELLSICDFVVLTMPLTKNTHHIINAETLSVVKDGAFLINCGRGGLVDIEALKVAIASGALAGASLDVFEKEPLEKGDELWTWNPEKLEITPHIAGDHFEAYGKRMIEVLAKNLSVYPNFDAMQNKVDIKWL from the coding sequence ATGATGGTGTCTACGCTTGGTTTGAATGAAAACGAAAAAACGTATATGGATTCCCTTGTACCGAATGCAGTGGTACATACGAAACTTGATTGTATTCCTGACTCCGAGCTGGCCCTAATCGAGGTTGTCATATCGTATGGGTATGATCTAAGCCAGGATCGCATTGAGAGAATGACAAATCTGAAATGGATTCATATCGGGCAATCAGGCATGGAGTATCTATCCTCTTCCTTGCTACAGGAGAGGAACATACAATTAACAAACAGCCGTGGCATCAATGCAAGCAATATCGCAGAACATGTCATCTGTGCCATGTTGAACCATGTACGAAAAACCTTTGTATACCGGACAAAACAGCTTGAAGGTACTTGGGATACCGAAACAAGGATGGGAGAGCTTCGGGATACAAAACTGGGAGTCCTAGGACTTGGAATGGCAGGTCGAGAAGTTGTGAAGCGAGCACTCGCCTTCAATATGCACGTTCTGGGTATGGATATTGCTCCGGTCGAGATAGAAGGAGTCCAGCATTTCTTCCAACCGCACCAGGTGAAGGAGTTACTTAGCATATGTGACTTCGTAGTTCTTACCATGCCGCTTACCAAGAACACTCATCACATTATTAATGCAGAAACGCTCTCCGTCGTAAAAGACGGAGCGTTCCTCATCAACTGTGGAAGAGGTGGATTAGTCGATATCGAAGCCCTAAAGGTAGCCATTGCTTCAGGTGCATTGGCAGGCGCTTCTCTGGATGTCTTTGAGAAGGAACCTTTGGAAAAGGGTGATGAGCTTTGGACTTGGAATCCAGAGAAACTGGAGATTACACCCCATATTGCTGGTGACCATTTTGAAGCGTATGGGAAGAGGATGATCGAAGTATTGGCTAAGAACCTTTCTGTATACCCAAACTTTGATGCAATGCAGAACAAAGTCGATATCAAGTGGCTTTGA
- a CDS encoding SIS domain-containing protein, whose protein sequence is MSLNDVRRVLQQIQGRKFSRIFFVSCGGSQALMMPSKFFVDSVSTTLFPQHYNSNEFIYTNPKSLGTESIVILCSQEGATPETVKAAVFAKEKGATVITIAMVDGSPLQKSGGELFVKYGHYETADAIDTSYGTMYLLSSGIVDNQENTNHLEKMGESLIRIQPVIQYAKQAFFARVSDYAKRFKDAKVIYSLSSGSNYSQSYVLCNCYLMEMQWINAIPIHAGEFFHGPFEIIEKDSPVILFMGMDSCRALEERAVSFCKKYTDNLFVIDASEFDVSGIDTEYVGYMTTLILNNVSRLFCKKLSIEREHSLDIRRYMHIVEY, encoded by the coding sequence ATGTCTCTGAATGACGTACGTAGAGTTTTGCAACAAATCCAAGGAAGAAAATTTTCAAGAATTTTCTTTGTTTCGTGTGGTGGATCCCAAGCATTGATGATGCCTAGCAAGTTTTTTGTCGATTCTGTTTCGACCACACTCTTTCCTCAACACTATAATAGCAATGAGTTCATTTACACGAATCCCAAGTCCCTGGGAACAGAGAGCATTGTCATCCTCTGTTCGCAGGAGGGGGCAACTCCTGAAACGGTGAAGGCTGCTGTGTTTGCAAAAGAGAAAGGTGCTACGGTCATTACTATTGCCATGGTCGATGGTTCCCCGCTACAGAAATCTGGTGGAGAACTCTTCGTCAAGTATGGACATTATGAAACAGCTGACGCCATTGATACCAGCTATGGGACTATGTACCTGCTGAGTTCCGGCATTGTAGATAATCAGGAAAACACCAACCACCTTGAAAAGATGGGTGAAAGCCTAATAAGGATCCAGCCAGTCATCCAGTATGCAAAGCAGGCCTTCTTTGCACGTGTGTCGGACTATGCGAAACGATTCAAGGATGCAAAGGTAATCTATTCCCTCTCCAGTGGCAGCAACTATTCACAATCCTATGTACTATGCAACTGCTACCTGATGGAAATGCAGTGGATCAATGCTATTCCCATCCATGCAGGAGAGTTCTTCCATGGGCCTTTTGAGATTATCGAGAAGGACAGTCCAGTTATCTTATTCATGGGTATGGATAGCTGTCGTGCCCTCGAGGAACGAGCAGTAAGTTTCTGCAAAAAGTATACTGATAACCTTTTTGTTATTGACGCCTCTGAGTTTGACGTATCCGGCATCGATACCGAGTATGTCGGATATATGACAACACTGATACTGAACAATGTCAGCCGACTGTTCTGCAAGAAGCTTTCCATTGAGAGAGAACATTCACTGGATATCAGAAGATACATGCATATCGTTGAATATTGA